One genomic window of Medicago truncatula cultivar Jemalong A17 chromosome 1, MtrunA17r5.0-ANR, whole genome shotgun sequence includes the following:
- the LOC25485481 gene encoding reticulon-like protein B14: protein MPIRSNQPGLFGRPLHAVLGGGKIADILLWKDMKSSAAIVAGFSMVWFLFEVVEYNLVTLLCHILIALMLILFIWYNAAGLITWKLPDIYDFEIPDSTVRFIHKKFNLFLRKFYDISTGKDLRFFFVTIAGLWIMSTIGNFFSTVNLLYTTFLCLVTLPIMYERYEHEVDYLASKGNQDVKRLFNKLDSTVLNRIPRGPVKEKKYR, encoded by the exons ATGCCAATCCGTTCCAATCAACCTGGTTTGTTTGGTAGACCACTTCACGCAGTCCTTGGTGGAGGAAAGA TTGCTGATATCTTGCTATGGAAAGACATGAAATCATCTGCAGCAATTGTGGCTGGATTTTCAATGGTTTGGTTTCTCTTTGAAGTGGTTGAATATAATCTTGTTACTCTGCTGTGCCACATCCTCATAGCCCTTATGCTCATTCTCTTTATTTGGTATAATGCAGCTGGATTAATCACTTG GAAACTTCCTGATATCTATGATTTTGAAATCCCAGATTCTACCGTTAgattcattcataaaaagttCAACTTGTTCTTGAGGAAATTTTATGACATTTCAACTGGGAAAGACCTTAGATTCTTCTTTGTG ACAATAGCTGGTCTATGGATCATGTCTACTATTGGAAATTTCTTTAGCACTGTCAATTTACTATATACAA CATTTTTGTGCCTGGTGACACTTCCAATTATGTATGAGAGGTATGAACATGAGGTGGATTATCTAGCAAGTAAAGGAAACCAAGACGTGAAGAGATTGTTCAACAAATTGGATTCTACAGTTCTCAATAGGATTCCAAGGGGACctgtgaaagaaaagaagtacAGATGA
- the LOC25485480 gene encoding alpha,alpha-trehalose-phosphate synthase [UDP-forming] 5: MASRSYSNLLDLTSCGSPSFGREKKRLPRVATVAGVLSELDDETNNSVGSDAPSSISQERMIIVGNQLPLKAQRKEENGKWEFTWDEDSLLLQLKDGLGDDVETIYIGCLKEEIDPIEQDDVAQYLLDNFKCVPTFLPPELFTKFYHGFCKQHLWPLFHYMLPLSPDLGGRFDRSLWQAYVSVNKIFADKVMEVINPDEDFVWVHDYHLMVLPTFLRKRFNRARLGFFLHSPFPSSEIYRTLPVRDELLRALLNSDLIGFHTFDYARHFLSCCSRMLGIAYQSKRGYIGLEYYGRTVSIKILPVGIHIGQLESVMNLSETESKVAELRNRFKGQTVMLGVDDMDIFKGISLKLLAMEQLLLQHAEMRGKVVLVQIANPARGRGKDVQEVQCETYATVKRINDTFGRPGYTPVVLIDTTLQSYERIAYYAIAECCLVTAVRDGMNLIPYEYIICRQGNEKIDEILGINSTVQKKSMLVVSEFIGCSPSLSGAIRVNPWNIDAVAEAMDSALMVPESEKQMRHEKHYRYVSTHDVAYWARSFLQDLERACRDHLRRRCWGIGFGLGFRVIALDPNFRKLSVEHIVSAYKRTKHRAILLDYDSTMVQPGSISTTPSAEAVSILNSLCSDTRNCVFIVSGKERNTLTEWFSSCEKLGLAAEHGYFVKTSHTEEWEACVSVPDFDWKQIAEPVMQLYTETTDGSNIESKESALVWNYEFADRDFGSCQAKELLDHLESVLANEPVSVKSGPYIVEVKPQGVSKGIVAERILITMQQKGVIPDFVLCIGDDRSDEDMFGVITSARASLSPIADVFPCTVGQKPSKAKYYLEDTSEILRMLQGLANASEQTAARSSSQLSPP; this comes from the exons ATGGCTTCAAGGTCATATTCCAACTTGTTAGATCTTACTTCATGTGGCTCGCCGTCTTTCGGTCGCGAAAAGAAAAGGCTTCCTAGAGTTGCAACTGTTGCTGGAGTGCTATCTGAATTAGATGATGAAACCAACAACAGTGTTGGTTCTGATGCTCCTTCCTCCATTTCTCAAGAGAGGATGATCATTGTTGGTAACCAGCTTCCATTGAAGGCACAAAGGAAAGAGGAGAATGGTAAGTGGGAATTCACTTGGGATGAGGATTCACTTCTTTTACAGCTGAAAGATGGTCTTGGTGATGATGTTGAAACAATCTATATTGGTTGTCTTAAAGAAGAAATTGATCCAATTGAGCAAGATGATGTTGCTCAGTACTTGCTTGACAATTTCAAATGTGTACCAACTTTCCTTCCACCTGAACTTTTCACTAAATTCTATCATGGTTTCTGTAAACAACATCTATGGCCTTTGTTTCACTACATGCTTCCTCTGTCGCCTGATCTTGGTGGTCGATTTGATCGATCTCTTTGGCAGGCTTATGTTTCTGTCAACAAAATATTTGCTGATAAAGTGATGGAAGTTATTAACCCTGATGAGGATTTTGTTTGGGTTCATGACTACCACTTGATGGTTCTTCCAACATTTTTGAGAAAGAGATTTAATAGGGCAAGGCTTGGATTCTTCCTTCATAGTCCTTTTCCTTCGTCCGAGATATACCGAACCCTTCCTGTTAGAGACGAACTTCTTAGAGCTCTTTTGAATTCTGACCTTATAGGGTTTCATACTTTCGACTATGCTAGGCATTTCCTCTCCTGTTGCAGTAGAATGTTGGGAATTGCTTATCAGTCCAAGCGAGGCTACATAGGTCTTGAGTACTATGGAAGAACTGTTAGCATTAAGATTCTTCCTGTTGGTATTCATATAGGTCAGCTTGAGTCAGTCATGAATCTTTCTGAGACAGAAAGCAAGGTTGCTGAGTTAAGAAACAGGTTCAAAGGTCAAACTGTGATGCTTGGGGTGGATGACATGGATATCTTCAAAGGAATCAGCTTAAAACTTTTGGCAATGGAACAATTGCTTTTACAACATGCTGAAATGAGGGGAAAAGTTGTTCTGGTTCAAATCGCAAACCCTGCTAGAGGACGCGGAAAGGATGTGCAAGAAGTGCAGTGTGAAACTTATGCAACCGTGAAAAGGATAAACGACACATTTGGAAGGCCTGGATACACACCTGTAGTCTTGATCGATACAACACTCCAGAGTTACGAGAGAATCGCTTACTATGCAATTGCGGAATGTTGTCTTGTTACAGCAGTGAGAGATGGGATGAATCTTATACCTTATGAGTATATCATTTGTAGACAGGGAAACGAGAAGATAGATGAGATTTTAGGAATAAACTCAACCGTCCAAAAGAAGAGCATGCTGGTGGTGTCTGAATTCATTGGCTGCTCCCCATCATTAAGCGGCGCGATTCGGGTGAATCCATGGAATATTGATGCTGTTGCTGAAGCTATGGATTCCGCCTTAATGGTCCCAGAGTCTGAAAAACAAATGCGTCATGAGAAGCATTATAGGTACGTTAGTACGCACGATGTTGCATATTGGGCGCGTAGCTTCTTGCAGGATCTGGAAAGGGCTTGTAGAGATCATCTGAGGAGAAGATGCTGGGGAATTGGTTTTGGTTTAGGATTTCGAGTAATAGCTTTGGATCCAAACTTTAGAAAGCTATCTGTGGAACACATTGTTTCAGCTTATAAGAGGACCAAGCACCGAGCGATTCTTTTGGATTATGATAGTACTATGGTGCAGCCTGGATCAATTAGTACAACACCTAGTGCTGAAGCTGTTTCAATCTTGAACAGCTTGTGCAGTGATACCAGGAATTGTGTTTTCATTGTGAGTGGAAAGGAGAGAAACACTCTCACTGAATGGTTTTCTTCATGTGAAAAGCTTGGACTTGCTGCAGAACACGGCTATTTTGTGAA gaCAAGTCATACTGAAGAATGGGAAGCTTGTGTTTCTGTGCCTGATTTTGACTGGAAACAGATTGCTGAGCCAGTTATGCAGTTATATACAGAAACTACTGATGGTTCTAACATAGAGTCCAAAGAGAGTGCTCTTGTTTGGAATTACGAGTTTGCTGACCGAGATTTCGGTTCATGTCAAGCTAAGGAGCTTCTTGATCATCTGGAAAGTGTTCTTGCTAATGAGCCTGTTTCAGTTAAAAGTGGCCCATACATTGTGGAAGTTAAACCTCAG GGTGTGAGTAAGGGTATTGTGGCAGAGCGTATTCTGATAACAATGCAACAAAAGGGAGTGATTCCAGATTTTGTTCTATGCATTGGTGATGACAGATCAGATGAGGACATGTTTGGGGTAATAACAAGTGCAAGGGCATCTCTATCGCCTATTGCAGACGTGTTTCCTTGCACTGTTGGTCAGAAACCAAGCAAAGCCAAATATTACTTGGAAGACACAAGTGAGATTTTGAGGATGTTGCAAGGTCTTGCCaatgcttctgaacaaactgcTGCTAGAAGTTCTTCCCAGTTATCTCCTCCTTAA